GTTCGGCACCTTCCAGCCCGAGCGCCAGCGCCCGACGTACGGGCTCACCAAGCCGGTCGACACCTACAACCTGATCACGCTCGAGTACGGCGACTACGCGGCGATCGTCCGCAAGGTGCGGGCGGCGAAGGACTGGCGTGAGCGACTCGGCCACCTGTTCGGGCCTCCGGGCTGGACACCGCCGAGCGCGCCGGGCCTACCCTCCCTGTCATGCGCCGACCCCCACGCACGGCGATCGGAGCCCTCGCCGCAGCAGTCCTGATCGGACTCCTGCCGTCCGCGGCCGCCGACACCGGTGCAGGCGGCCCGAGGCTCAAGGGCTGCCCGGTGTTCGGTGCCGACAGCTGGTGGAACACCGACATCCGGGCCCTGCCCGAGCATCCCCGCAGTGCCCAGTGGCTTGCGCACATGTCGACCGAGCGCGACCTGCACCCCGACTTCGGCCCGTCGTTCGGCGAGGGCCCCGACTACGGCATCCCGATCACCGTGGTCCGCAGGCGGCACCCGCGGGTGCGGGTGCACTTCGGGTACGCCGCGGAGAGCGACCGGGTGCGGTACCCGCTCGGCGCCGACACCCGCATCGAGGGCGGTCGCAACGCCGACGGCGACCGGCACGCGATCGTCGTCGACCGCGACCGCTGCCGGCTCTACGAGACCTGGTCCACCCGAGCGCGCAACGGTCGCTGGTCGGCCGGCTCGGGTGCGGTCTGGTCCCTGCGCTCCCACCAGCTGCGCCCCGACGGCTGGACCTCGGCCGACGCGGCCGGCCTGCCGATCCTGCCGGGCCTGCTGCGCTGGTCGGAGGTGCGGTCGGGGCGGGTGCGGCACGCGATCCGGTTCACGACCGACCGCACCGCCCGGGAGCACCTGTGGCCCGCCCGGCACGACGCCGGCTCGGCCGACGGCGCGGCGTACCCGCCCATGGGCGCGCGGTTCCGGCTGCGCGCCGACTTCAGCACCGACGGCTTCTCGCAGCACGCGCGCACCGTCATCGAGGCGATGAAGACCTATGGCCTGGTCCTGGCCGACAACGGCTCGCCGTGGTACTTCCAGGGCGAGCGTAACGCGCACTGGCCGAAGCGGCTGATCGCCGACCTCAAGCGGGTCCCGGCCTCGGCCTTCGTCGCCGTGGACAGCTCCTCGCTGATGGTCGCGCCGGACTCGGACCAGGCTCGCCCACCCGGTTCGTAGCGGGACGCGGCGGGGTCAGGCCTCGAGCCCGAGCTCGGCCATCCGGGCCATGTGCCGCTCGGTGAGCCGGGTGAACATCCGGCCCATCGCGGCCAGGTCGAGACCGGGTCGGTCGACGCCACCGGCGAGCAGCGCGGTGAGGGCGTCGCGGTCGGCGGCGACCCGCTGGGCCTGGGTCAGCGCCTCCCCCATCAGGCGGCGGCCCCACAGGGCCAGCCGCCCGCCGAGCCGGGCGTCCTCGGCGATGGCGGCACGGACGCGGTCGACGACGAAGGTGGCGTGGGTGCCCTCCTCCATCGAGGAGACGACCAGGTCGCGGGTCTCGGGGTCGAGGTAGGCCGCGATCTCGCGGTAGAAGTCGTTGGCGAGCCCGTCGCCGACGTACGCCTTGACCAGGCCCTCGTACCAGTCGGCCGGGGCCGTGTGCAGGTGGAAGGCGTCGAGCGGCTCGCGGAACGGGACCATCGCCTCGAACGGGTCGGCGCCGAAGGCACGGATCCGGTCGTGGAGGGCGTGCACCTTGGTCAGCTCGCCGCTCGCCATGGTGGCGAGGTCGACCTTGTCGGCCAGGCTGGGCGCCAGCTTGGCGTCCTCGGCGAGGCGCTCGAAGGCCGAGATCTCGCCGTACGCGATCGCGCCCAGCAGGTCGACGACGGCCTCGCGGTAGGCCGGGTCGTCGTCGGCGGAGGTGGGGGTCGCGGCGGCGGATTCAGCCATGCGCTGAGCGTACAAGTAGACTCGATCACGGTGAGAGCCTGCCCGCACCCTCACGGGAGCGTCGCCGGCCCGCCCGGGCACCCGCCCACGTATGTGCGCGGCTGAGTGTGAACAGCCGCATTGATCTGGCGCCATGCCGACCGGCTGACGACACTCACGAAAGCGAACAGAACACTGACTTCCAACGACACCACCGCTGCGTCCACCACCGAGACCGACGCGGCGGCGGCCCCCACGTTCCGTGACCTCGGCGTGATGCCGAAGATCTGCGACGCGCTGGAGCGGGCCGGGATCACCCACCCCTTCGCCATCCAGGAGATGACCCTCTCCGTCGCGCTGATGGGCACCGACCTGATCGGCCAGGCGCGCACCGGCACCGGCAAGACGTTGGCCTTCGGCATCCCGGTGATCCAGCGCAGCGTCGCCCCGAGCGACCCCGACTACTCCGAGCTGCCCCAGGGCAAGCCCCAGGCGCTGATCGTGGCCCCGACCCGCGAGCTCGCGATCCAGGTCTCCAGCGACCTCGAGATCGCCAGCCGCGACCGCGGGCTGCGCGTGCTCACCGTCTACGGCGGTGTCGGCTACGAGCCGCAGATCGAGGCCCTCGAGACGGGCGTCGACATCGTCGTCGGTACGCCGGGCCGCCTGATCGACCTGGCCAACCGCAAGGTCCTCGACCTCTCCCACGTGCACGCGCTGGTCCTCGACGAGGCCGACGAGATGCTCGACCTGGGCTTCCTGCCCGACGTCGAGAAGCTGCTCCGGCTCACGCCCGAGACCCGCCAGACGATGCTGTTCTCGGCGACCATGCCGTCCGCGATCGTCGCGCTGGCCCGCATGCACATGCGCCACCCGATGAACATCCGCGCCGAGTCGTCGTACGAGAACGCGACGGTGCCCGCCACCGCCCAGTTCATCTACCTGGCCCACGACCTCGACAAGCCGGAGATCCTCGGTCGCCTGCTGCAGGCCGAGGACGCCGACAAGATGATCGTGTTCACCCGCACCAAGCGCCAGGCCCAGCGCGTCGCCGACGACCTCGTCGAGCGCGGCTTCAAGGCCAGCCCGCTGCACGGCGACATGGCGCAGGTCGCGCGCGAGAAGGCGCTGACCAAGTTCCGCGAGGACAAGATCAAGGTCCTCGTCGCCACCGACGTCGCCGCCCG
This genomic interval from Nocardioides kongjuensis contains the following:
- a CDS encoding DEAD/DEAH box helicase; the protein is MPKICDALERAGITHPFAIQEMTLSVALMGTDLIGQARTGTGKTLAFGIPVIQRSVAPSDPDYSELPQGKPQALIVAPTRELAIQVSSDLEIASRDRGLRVLTVYGGVGYEPQIEALETGVDIVVGTPGRLIDLANRKVLDLSHVHALVLDEADEMLDLGFLPDVEKLLRLTPETRQTMLFSATMPSAIVALARMHMRHPMNIRAESSYENATVPATAQFIYLAHDLDKPEILGRLLQAEDADKMIVFTRTKRQAQRVADDLVERGFKASPLHGDMAQVAREKALTKFREDKIKVLVATDVAARGIDVSGVSHVVNYTCPEDDKTYVHRIGRTGRAGASGIAITLVDATDVHRWKMINKALDLPFDEPLETYSTSEHLYHDQGIAPGTKGRIAPPAPPAPKGERSERSGERSERRPSERNRTRTRTRTRGGKPVEEGAESSAPAAKAAEGGEGTPAEGGERPANRNRRRRRRSSGAGNSGATATAETPSA
- a CDS encoding ferritin-like fold-containing protein, which produces MAESAAATPTSADDDPAYREAVVDLLGAIAYGEISAFERLAEDAKLAPSLADKVDLATMASGELTKVHALHDRIRAFGADPFEAMVPFREPLDAFHLHTAPADWYEGLVKAYVGDGLANDFYREIAAYLDPETRDLVVSSMEEGTHATFVVDRVRAAIAEDARLGGRLALWGRRLMGEALTQAQRVAADRDALTALLAGGVDRPGLDLAAMGRMFTRLTERHMARMAELGLEA